aatttggcggtttaAAATATAGTCCATTTTCACCAGGCTTGTTTCATATTCACTGCACTACCTTCCTCAATCATGACTTCCACTTCCACCTTTCTCATAAGGCCTTTGGTTCTCAAACAAATGAGGATGAAGCCTGCTTTAGGAAAAGAGGTAAAACCTCAAAAAATAGAACTGGATAATCGAAAAAGTGTGGCCCGATTCTGAATAAGTCAAAATACAGTACAGGCTATTCCGATCTTATTTATGGCACCATAACAACGGCAAATAAAGTGAATAGCCTGTATTGGCAATATAATAACCTTTTTCATTAACGGAACTGTCTGGCGTTGTTTgatgtataacaaaagtgaaatTGCATTCACTACATTAACTATGGAAGAAGCTAGTTTACTATACGGAGAGTAGCGCTGCTGTTGGTTCGATACGCAATAGTCATGATTACATTCGGTTACGTGTCAACACTGATCAAGAACTTTGAAGTACTGGCTAAGACAATTATCATGAAAGTTTGAAATGGGAGCACTGAGCGCGATGAGGTGATCCCAGCATATGGCGTGTGCATTATCTAATCATGGTTTCATGACGTTTTATTGGTTTTTGCGTACAACTTTATAGTCATCGATGGCGTCATCAATCGTTTCAACTCATCATCAAACTCTGACATCTAATATTCGAAACCAGCTATTCTCAGAAACAAAAAAGAGTCTTAATCTGAAAGTTGGTAACTGAGTGGTGACAAGAATTAGGGAAGCCTGCCCGCCTTCTGCAACTTCAGAATGCGATTAGCGAAATATTGTGCCTCAATCACACAGCGTTCGCACGAGCTTTTATCTATCATTGGGGATACAAAACCTAACATGCTTACGACTGTTTTGGCTACATGTTGCTGTCGGTTTATTTTGCTTGAAAGCTTTTTTTCATGATAGCCTAACTGTGATGGAACAGAAATCATGAGAGCACTCTTCGAACATCGACCTTCACCCGACCAAAGTGCAAGGGTGAAAGACAATGTTAGGCGACTCATTAGGAATCAATAAACCTCCCTGGAAATTATCCGAGAAAGGAAAGGAAATTATCATTTTAGACCGACGAGTCGAAAGTTAATGGTATGAAGATGGGTCCAATTTTCGTGGGAATAAAATGTTCACCATTTTAAATGCAAAGTACACAAATACCAAACATTGTTTTCAATTGAAATTACGGAATCATCAAAGAACAAAttcaacaaaactgaaaaatagGCCGATTTCTCCATCCGGCGGAAGTCATTTTCCAGCGCCATTTAAAATTTTTGCATGGTGGGACAGTTTTCGTTTTTGAAGGTAAATACAATGATAGACACACAATTTAGATTTCATAGTTCAGAGAACTGGAAAAAACGGGATGTTACTTGGGTCAGAATATCCTCGCTCGCAGTACGCTGATGTGGGAATAGACCTAATACGAGTAACGGTTCTCCGTCGCGGATCTAAAGAAAGACGTACCCGTCTCGTTAGAACCAGCAACCATCAGTAAATTGTATTAGCCTCAGTGCTTTCCACAAAAAGTACTGTCGATGTAATACCAAGTTATCAAGAAACAACCTTACAATCAGACTCAAAGAAAATAGTCAAAAACGCACTTAATCAAAACGACCTACCTTGCTGCGACCTTAACGGGATGTCTTGGTAACGATATGCTGGTAGAAAATGTAAATCAGTTCGACTTCTGTCTCTTTGACAAACAGGAAGACTCAGCGAATCCCGGAAAGGCACTTCATTTATATCCGGCAAAGTCTTATTCAACACAGAAACTAACTCTTTGGATCAAGTGGCAAATTTGGTCTGACGTCTTTACGATCAATTTCTTCACCTAAGGCTTCAACATATCCGTTAATTCTCGGTTAAATCAGTCATAGATTTTATTGAAATAGCCGTCTAACTTTGTTCAAGTCCTGCGCGTTAACTGTCAGACTGCGTTTCATTCGATATCGAGGGCCAACCGTAAAATGGGCGAAAGAGAACTGCCCCCGAAGAAGCGAGCGAGCGGCGGTGCTTTGGACTCGCGAACATCGGTTGCTTCCACGTGCGTCACCGTTAATGGCAGGCTGATATGAGCTTTTACAACTTGGGCGGACGGGCGGGGCTTAGAGAACGTCACATGACCGTACATCATTCAGAAATAACGATGCTGCTTGCTTTTGCTCATGACCAGCGTTTATTGCTGATACACTTTAGGGATCGCGTAAaaaaacttgcattgtttttgaaaGCATCTGAAATTAGAAGGAAGGGAGAAATTTCTGACCAAAATGCCTGATACCTTTTTCAAGAGTGATGAAGTTTACAAATGTTATCGCGTATACAATATATGAGAGTTTAGATTACTCTCAGCACTGTTTAGATTAGCCACACACAATGTCTGTCCCTCTCTGTGGTCTTTGAAATGGCCTATCAAACATGCATTTGGACCGATGGACCGATTTATGAATGTGACACTGACCTTTTCAGTAGGCCTGCTGATGGTCCCCTGTTACTACTTTGTACTTCGTACTTAGTTCATAACCCAATTAATTTCTAGCACACCCACATACCAGCCCGTACATGTATAAATGACGTGACTGTCCTTGACCAAAATTGCTTTATGTACACTTTAGTTTCACCTATCAAAGTCGCTTCATCGGAAATATTTGTGTCACCACCCATTAAACGACTGTATGCATATATTCCCCCTTTTTCAATACCCATGGGTGAAACTATAGTGTGAGAGACATTTATTGCAACGAGTACGTTTCATCTCCGGTACCAAAACATCGGTAAGTGATTTAAAGATTTATCCTTCCCGGGTAATCTTCTGGTCTCAGTTTCGATTTAGACGTGAAATGGCGAAATGACAAAATGGCTGAGGCCAGACTGAATAGTTCCAACCTCCGCCATTCATTCCCGTGTAGGTTTTTAATCAAGCCAACATATTACAGCCAATGTTGTTAACATGGCAAAAAATCAGCAATAACATCCTACTTCATCGCAAATACCAAACTAAGCTGTCCCACTTCAAGTCTCTGcttgtcattttcaaaaatatactgCTTCAGGGTTCCATTTTCTTTCATCTCCTTTATGCGAGCTTCTATCCCTTTCCACTCATCGGGGGTCACTTTGTCCCAAAACGAATCGGATTTCTTCATCTCCGGGCGCAGTGGTCCGTCCTCATGAAGATAGTGCTCCATCGACGAGTAGAACAGGGTATCCAGTGGTACCACGATCTCGGGTTCCGAGAACTGGACGTCTTTAAGAATCTGAATCATCTCCTTGGGGTCTGGAAGTACGGTATCGAAGATGTCAACAACGCGAGGCGCCAAAGGATAGAACCAGTATCCCTTGGCAAACTGATGCGGGAAGGACGTGTTGACTATCAGGACCCCGCCTGGTTTCAGGACCCGGAATGCTTCCGCCATGGCCTTCCTGATGTTGGGGTGCTCTTTGGTTTGATCTAAGTGGTGGATTACCTGATTTATCATCATGCAGTCAAATGATTCATCAGGGAACGGAATGGTCGGGAGGGCATGCTGTCTTACCTCAAGAATCCGACCATCTGTGATATAGCGCTGAAGCTTCTCCTTGGCCTTGCCCAACATGCCCTCATTGGCGTCGAGTAGAGTCATCTTCCCGACACCGGCATCCAACATAGCTTTGGCGTAGTTTCCTGTCCCGCAGCCGGCATCTAGAAGATGCAGATCTTGCAGGGGTATCCCAAGTCTGGCGAGGAAGCCTCCGATGTAAAGATGAGAGGCAACGGCTGACCTGTTCTCATCGTATGCTTTCGATAAAACGTTGTAGTTGGCGTATAAACTCATGATCACAAACTCATTGTCACGCCTTCCCTGAAACTCAGTGACCGTCGAGTTACACAGCTGAGACGACTGTCTTAAAATAACCTGAATGACCTGATGTCTTTTCAAATCATCGACGATAGGCTGCCTTATCAATGATGATTCAAGCCTAGGTATGACTTTTTATCCACTGCGAACAATGGTTAACCTGTTCTATATTACGGGAAAAAGAGGCCATTGACAACCTATGAGGGTGTTGGTAATCTTCTCTGTCATGATGGGTAGTCAAATCCACTAATCCATTTCGACGGCATTCTGATGTGCACTTGCTATCCCTACATAACAAAACACTGTACTTTTCTTACTGTACAATGATACAGGCCTACTTCAGACCATTATCGGTACAGATGAAAACCCCTCAATCAAAGTCATCATATCTCCTGCAAGTGGCACTTAACTGATAAATCTCATTGGCCTTAAACCATTATTTACTTGACCAAGATCAAAATTTGGGTTTAGGATACAAAAGATCGGACGAGTCCATCGCTACCTGAAATTGATTCCCGCTGACGGTCTTTAGTTTAGCACTAACATGAATGTCCCACTTACGGGCCACAATAGACTCGCCCGAATCTTTTCTCAAGCGAATCTTAGAAAGGTGTAATGCACTCTTtacacccctcaatttcaccagtcacaaaagatCGGGCGGATCTATTGTTAATCATGGAGAGTTCCCCTCTCTATCTGCGGCCAATCGGCCAAGGCACTGTCAACTGTTGACTTTGTTTTGTACTGGGGTGTTGTGCTAAGAAGATATCACGATGTTGCAAGTGCTGCTATCTAGAATATGGCGCTGGAATTCCCATTCCTATATGTAGCTGGTCGGCGACCTCTCATTCGCTGCTCTTGCTCATAGACGGAGACGGACAAACTGTGCTCTTCATTCCTAACAGGTtacactgaaaacaattggGCAGTCAGGCAGACTGATGGATGGGAAAGTTTATTGAGTCAGAAGAACTGGttaaaaacaaacatttaaTATTTCGAAAAGAAGTACACACAAATCGAGTTTATGTTAAATTATCTGAACCTTCCATCATAGTTATGTTATGATCATCCATATGACCAATTATGGATTTATACTTGATATGACCCATAATGCGTCTGACGAGCAGAATCTCTGTCTTTTATATCTTCACAGAATTGCAAGAAGGTATAGATCCATAGGGAAAGGTTCCCAAAACAGCAAGCAGTAGAGCCGCTTTTTCTCCCTCTGCATCATTGGTGTTATCTGTCTTTGAACCTGACGAACCATTATGTCATTGGACCTCAACATTATTATATCGATTTGTAAAAAAGTCAACTCCCGTCGTAAAAATTTACAACTCATCATGTTCATATCCCTCATCAGCCTCTGCGGTGACAGCAAGATAAGAAAGTCTGCCAAAGAATCCCCTTTTCGTATTCATAACTGTATTAAGTTCCTCGTTAATTGTATACTCCTTGTCTGTGAGTGGTTCGCCGCTGCGGCCTTGGTTGGAGCGCTGAAGAGAAATTGCTTACATGTTATGGATTTCGGAGGGCACTGCTTACAGAGAGAATTGAGAAAAAATTGGTACTGGCGCCTTTATAAGGATTTAAGTTCATTACAGTACAACTTAGTACTCCGCACACATGCAATATCGTAGTATGTATTACGTACGAACCAAAATTCGATGTTGGCTGAACGTTGGCCAAGTCGATAATAGGGAGTTATCGCAAAACCCCCGAAATGTCCACGTGGACGCTTATCGCATTGTtcgacttcgttatcaggaggtcaaacaatgagataggcgttcgcgttggcgtttcaggggatttgcgaaaactccctaaacGAGTTGCGATGGTGTGGATGACCCTCGCAGTCTGGCCAACTTGATTAAAAGTGATTCACCGCCAACTTACCCTGCCGACCACCTTTTTGATAGCCAATCCGGTAATGTGGAATCTGAAGTAGAATATGGGTATCTTGGATGTGACTTTATCGCCGAAGGTCTCCACCTCGCAGTGGAGATGTTGAAAGTCGTGTGTATAAGTCATTCGCATGATCCAAGTCTGAAAAGAAAGGGTAGATGGTAATGTAGCTGACTTTTCTTCTCTATAAATGGCTTCCGCAATGGATTTAGAAGGTCATGTAGTGTTTAAGGTTGTAGCGATGAGTTACTTGACGAACGGAAAAAATGTCGCTTGATAAGTTCTCCACAACGCTCTTTGGCCATCGATTGCTATCAATATCAGGCTCAAAATCACATCTTCAAACTTGCAGGTTGGTCAGTTTTTTGTATCAGTTCATGCATTAGATAATTTATATTCAATGtatcctacatgtagcttacctCGCTCGTGTCAAATTCGTTTTTGTACTGATGATTAGCCAACCAAGAGAATGTGCAGTCCAAGTGTTCTATCTgtgaaaaaaagaataaattttTTTCCTAAATGAACTTATCACGGGATACATAAACACCACCATATTTACATTTTGGACACAGACTCGATGTATTATAACGGTCATTGTTTCTTATATTATGGTTCTACGTGGTATGATATACTTatacagctacatgtagttcaacgCAGAAGGTGCTATTTTGTTAACGAGCGTAAATATAAACAAACAATCAGTAGAAAAAGATCAGAAACGCCATTACAAACACCAGAAAACAGTCAACTGGAGAACTTTCAAGTGGTAATTCAATGGAACGAGGCCAATGTTGAAAAAGGGTATTTTCTCTTTTGATCGCCATTTGCCACTTTATGATAAGTTGGGACTTCGGTATTTGCCAATCAGAATACTTGTACTATTCGCGTTCGGCGCAGAAGGCATTGCCATAACTGAGTACCGGGGTTCAGATTGGCTATGACAGACACCTGACTGAAAGTCTAAGATTCCTCCATAATGAAAATTGCGAATGTGAAATGAATTAACACAATATTTTCACTTACCCCTTCTACCTGTTTTGTAACCTTTCCAAACCTTCCATTATCGCTGATGTAAAACACTTCCGATCGGTTGCTGTGTGGCTCGTCATCAAAGATTGCGTCAATGTTGGTGATGAAGCAGAGAAAAATCGGAACCAACAGACACCATAAAACGGCCATATTGTACAGTTCTCTGAAGCACCTAGGAATGAGTGTAAATGCTCAAGAAGGGCCTAGCACTCGCTAAATAATGACGTGGCcctaaatgttttattttgaaaggGGATAAGAGGGTCTACAACGCAGCAAGGGTTTTCCTAATCCCCAGTACTGTACGTGGTCAGATGGTTTTGTTGACtttttgaaatttggttgaggGTTTCGAAAATACATGCCTGTGAGCTAATGAGCTTACTGGATATAGGGCCACGGATTTTGATTATGGCTTAAGGGCCTAGTTATAATTCCGCGGGTATAATTCTCATCAAACGTTGGGACGTGTGAAATTATAACAGCATGATATGACCTGAAAACTTGAACGTTTACTATTCCGCGACTCGCGCGGTATTAAATCGTTTATTCAATTTTCAAGACGTGATAACTCCGGTCTCCTATGTCGGACATTTATTTCAAGCTGGCGTCTTTTAGACATTTGTACGAACAAAGTTCATATTGTGCCACGGGGATGAATTACTTAATATTCATTTTTGTGAATGGTAGGTGCTCACATCGATTACCATAGCACAATCTTTAcagtaaatgaaatgaaaaataaccaCAAATCCAGCGTCTGATGCACACATGCATAACTGTTCTAGGAACACACTGAATAAAACACTAGAACTAGTATTTCACTAACGTTGGTATTTAATACTGCAATGCATATACATTCATGAAATAAGATTATGCTTCATTAAACTGGTTAACAACAATATTTGCAAAAAAGATTATTTAAACAAAGGGAAAATTCTATCGATGCAAAGTTCTCCAAGAAGAAATAGATGCTCCTCTGCGTATTGCGAATATTCTGATCAATATTTTTTAGAATATTTATAGTCTTTATAATATTCGATGGTTGTTCGCTGCTTCTGCAGGTTGACGAAGTTTCAGTTGTCATCCGACTGAACTCCCGTTAATTGTGACTAACAAAACTAAAGTTCTGTCCTCGGCACGAAGGTTCGTCCTTCTCCGCACTCTACACTGAGGAAAGATAATTGTCCATGGAAACGGCTGGTGTCACTCAATACTGAAAGGGAAGGGGTTACTGTTAGTCAATTATGGTGTTACATACTTTTGTAACTGCTATTGTGAAAAAGCTTTGTGAATAGATAGTGCAAACAACGGTATTTGCCAACTACAAAATGAATTCACAATCTAAGGCGAAGCCTGATTCGATATGCACTTTTTTCACCAGATGTACACGTGCAGGCAAATGTCAAGAATCCTCGATATGTACTGTTGCGTCACAGCGAGTAATGTACATGGAAAAAGTTTTCCAGGTTTCAAAGCTTGTTCAGGCACTCTTTCGAAATCTCTGCAAAAGCTCCCCTTAATGTCACTAAGCGATTCACGCCAATGCAATGCGCATGCGCTATTTCTCTAATGCCAACGTCCTACCTACCAAAGCTCCGTTTGTGGTATTCTCGATACTGGTGTGGTGCAAGAGGTTCTTCGTTGGTCCTCTAAGTTAAAAATGAAGCATATTTGAAAGTCATTTGTATGTGGAGTTATTTTAATCCGGGTGATTTATTTGTTTGGATGAATATctttttttcaaagccaaaatgctAAGGCAACAGCAGCTATGGCTCGAGTGCATGTATATGCTCGCATTCTCCATCTACTTACACTTGTAAGAGCGACAAGTTGGTATTTTACACATCATGAACCGACAAAAAGCCGGGGACTAACCATTAGGTGTTGGATCAAGTATTTTTGCAAATTCCAACcggcagacatacatgtacaaaacatTGCTTTGATAATACGGATACAAAAACAAAATAGAGCTTACTCACCAAAGCAGTAGTCTTTGAGATTTTCTTCCCTCTAACGAATATCCGGAAGAAGTCGAGTTTCACTTTTGATGTCTGACCGTCTTCGACCTGGACTGTGCATTCAAAATAGCCAGAATCTGCTGCGTGTACCAGCGTCATGCTCCAAGACTATAAAGAAGAGTAAAACCGAGGTATAGCAATGAACTATACTGCTCCGCTGATGAATCCTAGGCATTTTCATGGGATGAGATCGGGCCGGGCAGTTCATGGAGCTCTCTCAGGTTTTTAGAGTTGAGAAAAACAGTCGAACTCTTGATCGATAACATGAATACCTTTtaagttttgtacagaaaggccaaatGTAAATATACACATGAAGTTAATAATAAAAGCATTGACTACTCTCTATTTACCACTGCAAAGCCTGATTTTTCACCACTTTAGAAGCCAATACAGaataaattcaaatttaaattgAATTGTAGTGAAATTCTGAGATGATGAATGTAAATCATCATCAATAACCATTCACTAACAAAACCAGTGTGCTTATTAGGTATAAACGAATAAACATTCATTTCGCCTAACCTCTTTTGTGTCAGCTCCTGTGTCGTTGACCTGGACAGGTCGATAAGTGAAGGAACACTCCAACTCTCCCTGCAAAAAGACGAGACAAACTCAGATCCAGCATTCGCCATATATGTCTTACAACTTCCTGCACCAGCcatcattttcaattcaatacGTACTCCAATCTCTTCAGTTCGCAGACAAGAAAGCTATCTTAATGAAGGCATTTTTCCTTTAATCCTTTGTCCCACGTATACTCCAACCAGTACACAATATCTTCACTACggcatgtacaaatgtaccctgATAACAGAGAGGTCCAAGAGGTCCAAGAGGTCACACCGGCTTCCGGCTCTTCACGACAGACCGAATGTGCGTTCAGCCATAAAAAAGTGCGCACTTCATCTATTGGCATATGAGTGGCGACGTAAATAGTCCCGCCATCAATAACCAGAGAAAATAACAGGATATGTATGGAGAACATTGTATACTTACATCTTCGCCAGGTTGCACGACTTCTGGTAAAATTCCTTTTGAAAATGTCCGATACTCGCCATTTGGTACCAAATCGAACGTGTGCGTTTCTATCACCTCTTTGTTTAAGTTGCTCTCAGCAAGGGGTAAAAGCAACAACACAGATGTCACCATCAAGTAGGTCAAATGTCCGGAtatcaacattttgagaacAATTGTAAAGAGGTGTGACAACTTTTCCCCCCTCTGCATTCAGCTCTACAAGTATACGTTGGCGAATATTTACATTTTCAGAGCCCCTTTCACGTTCCGACACGTAGGCCTTAATAACGGGAAAAAGCCTGACTGTAGGCAAATTAATACAAAGTAGGATTAGCTAGCTGAGGGCTAAACTGACAGGCGCAGTGTACTGTTGTATAGTTGAATTAATTGCAGATAAGTCAATACACAGTTTTAGCGGCgacatgttgaaatttgttttttttaaatccgaGATAGTATTTTATCAGACTGAAATTGGTGTACGCTCCTCAACAAATACTTCATACTTAATGAGATcacacaaacttgaaaaaaagttAATCTCAGCTTCATGTACCTGTGGCCGAAGATTGGAAAGTCATTGATTGATATAATTGCCTCTTTCCAAAACCATTTTTTTGTGTTACCTCTTAGGAGATCAGGATGATTACAACTGTCGGCAACATTCAACAAACACTAACTAACACGTGGTGCTTATTAATCATGTTCAATGGCCTTAttattcatctacatgtagattggAAAGAGTTCTTCGTTGTCGTCTTCATCGGTGTTATACTGTAGTTTCGTGCCGTGTCTAAGTCATCCAAAGTCGTTTAGCCGTGCTAGAAAGGCCAAAGCCCACTATTTCTGGCCTCCTGAACTGCAAACAGTTAAAAGTTAGACATTTAGACACTCGGGCATAAAAACGTAACATAATTGGCATGATCATATAGCTTGATAAGCAACGCTTTGTTGGATTGAGCTTTATTTGCGAATAATTACCCCAAAAATGAGTGTGGGAGGCACTAATGCAAGCCAAAGCCTTTGCCCGATGTTCCTGTGATATTCTGTTCGGTCCAGGCTGTTTGGCTTCATTCCGAGACCTTGTCTCATTCCTCTTGCTTTTTAAGACAATAAAACTGAACCTTTATTTCTTCCATTTTCGGGAGCCGacgacagacatgacagatctCCGGCTGAAATTGGCTCCCTCTCGCAGGATGTATGGTACCATATACCACAACCCCGATTTACAGACTGATCGACCAAGGTCGAAACTGTTTGGATCGAAACCAACAAGCAAGTAAAATGTGTGAattaaaagaataaaaaatggTTCATAATACGCATGTTAGCTTACCTTGCTCTTCGCAGTTCCTCTCGCAATATCTTTTGCAGTTACGCGGCGCTTTTTCCTTACATATATCACACTCACACTGCTCTGTAATTGCAATGCATATGCTTTTTTAATAGGTTTGAAAGTCGGCCACAATCggcatgaaaaacatgtttgagGAGCATTCGCTTCCTTTACCCCTTCTATCTACGACCCTAATCTCCACACTAAACGTGCAAAGCAAAGCAACGCGGCGGAAAATTAACCAAAATGTCAAAACAAGCTCTTCGATGTGTAAAGAAAGGATATTCAGCAATTTCTCCCAAAAAGTTATATTCGCCGCCAATGACTCGATTTCCTCTTATGCACAGGTTTGATTTATAATTTCAAAGTCCTATTGTACATTATAACAGTAGTTATCAATATGGAAATGTTCTTCCCTTCATCGAAATCGATTTATTGTGATTCACgctcaaagttgaagtcaaagTGGGAGCCGTACCATGTAACGCGCAACCTCCCCACAATCTGCTCACTTACTTTTAGCCTCAACCATGTCTATGACCATCGCGGACACCAATGCCCCGATCAAGAGGATTGCCAACATGTAACGAGGCATCTGCAAAGAGATGAAATAAAAACCCACCAGTCTAAATGCCTTTGTCGTCCTTGTGTAGCTGGTTGTAACGTGTACGACAAATGCATTACCCCTCGTTTTGGTCGCAGCTTTTGGTTTTGTGCTGTCGCAACGATAAGCGCCTGGCTGAGTGTAAAATTCAAAACCAGTGCGCGATGAACAATAACTCATCCGATTGCCGATTGAAGGAAATAAAGTGTTTGGCTCACAGCCAAACGTCAAGTTTGAAGCATTTTAGACTCTATGTCGGTAACGGTCCCTCACCTGTATCGCTGAGTAGCGGTCACTGCGTTTCGGCCAAACCCTCGTGAAGTTTCGTGAGATAACCAATATCTCCATTTCGGTATCAATCCCCAAAGCAAATTACAAATTTGATTTTACTTACCATCACTAGAGTTGCAGGCGAATGCGGCGTTGAATACGGAAATTGCTCGTTAAACAACAGAGAGTCTGGAAGACTGCAACTTTGGACCAAATCCGCTATTGTTTTATACTCATCGCTGAC
This is a stretch of genomic DNA from Lineus longissimus chromosome 2, tnLinLong1.2, whole genome shotgun sequence. It encodes these proteins:
- the LOC135483032 gene encoding demethylmenaquinone methyltransferase-like; translation: MSLYANYNVLSKAYDENRSAVASHLYIGGFLARLGIPLQDLHLLDAGCGTGNYAKAMLDAGVGKMTLLDANEGMLGKAKEKLQRYITDGRILEVRQHALPTIPFPDESFDCMMINQVIHHLDQTKEHPNIRKAMAEAFRVLKPGGVLIVNTSFPHQFAKGYWFYPLAPRVVDIFDTVLPDPKEMIQILKDVQFSEPEIVVPLDTLFYSSMEHYLHEDGPLRPEMKKSDSFWDKVTPDEWKGIEARIKEMKENGTLKQYIFENDKQRLEVGQLSLVFAMK
- the LOC135483827 gene encoding uncharacterized protein LOC135483827 — encoded protein: MQRGEKLSHLFTIVLKMLISGHLTYLMVTSVLLLLPLAESNLNKEVIETHTFDLVPNGEYRTFSKGILPEVVQPGEDGELECSFTYRPVQVNDTGADTKESWSMTLVHAADSGYFECTVQVEDGQTSKVKLDFFRIFVRGKKISKTTALRTNEEPLAPHQYREYHKRSFVLSDTSRFHGQLSFLSVECGEGRTFVPRTEL